DNA from Flavobacteriales bacterium:
ACCTGAGGTATTTATGGATAACAAAAAGGTGACTTTTATTCTCACCTTAATCATCATCATGGTTTTAATGGCAAGCTTGTCCTTAATACCAAATAATAATCTCATATTCCTTATGCCTTTCTGTTTATTGCCCATTATTATTAAGGCATTTTTTGATACTCGATTAGCTTTGTTTACACATCTCATTGCTATCATAATTATTGGTTTTATAGTGCCAAATAGTTTCGAGTTTATCTACTTACAGCTCATGGCAGGGATAGTCTCAATTTTATCGGTATTACAGATGTATAAGCGTGCTCAGCTTTTCGTGTCTGCTGCTAAAATAATAGGTGTTTATTTCCTTACTTATTTTGCAATGGCTTTAACCCAAGAGGGTAGTATTGATAATATTGACTGGATGAATTTTGTGTGGTTTGCTGGTAATGGAGCATTAACACTATTTGCCTATCCATTAATTTTTGCTTTTGAAAAAACATTTTCACTAGTATCAGATGTTTCACTTTTAGAATTATCAGATACCAACAATCCATTACTAAGAACACTGGCTCAGAATGCACCTGGCACATTTCAACATTCAATTCAGGTTGCTAACCTTGCCGAAGAAGGAATTTTAGAAATTGGAGGAAATGCACTGCTAGTGAGGGCTGGTGCTTTGTACCATGATATTGGTAAGATGAAAAATCCTCAATTTTTTATTGAAAATCAGATATCAGGGATTAATCCTCACGATGATATGAGCTTTGAGGAAAGTGCAAGAATCATCATTGAACATGTGAAAAATGGAATAGAAATAGCCAAAGAATATAATTTACCTGATGAGCTGATAGACTTTATTCGCACACATCATGGGACAACTATGGTGGGTTATTTTTACAAACACCATATCAGCAGTTTTCCCGATGAATTGGAATCTGAAGATAAGTTTAGATATCCTGGTCCTAAGCCATTTTCTAAAGAAACAGCTGTATTGATGATGTCCGATTCTGTAGAGGCTGCCGCCAGAAGCTTAAAATCTCCTACTTTAGAGAATATTGATAAACTTGTAGAGAATGTTATAAATCATCAGATAGATCAAAACCAATTCGTTAATGCAGATATTACCTTGAAATCTATTACCAAAATTAAGAAATTGTTCAAGAAGAAATTACAGAGTATTCATCACCTCAGGGTGGAATACTAAATTATTTCAACAACAGTCGTTTAGCATCTACCTTTCTATCATTTACAGATAATCGTAACACATAAACACCAGCTCTCAGCTCTGGTTTGTTGAGTGTAATGTGGTGTAATTTTTTGGTGCAGTTTTGTTCAAACAATACCTTAGTTTCTCTACCCATTACATCGCATATATCTAATGTGACAAGAGCATTTTTGTTGTTGTAAAATCGAATTTCAAATTGCTCACTGACAGGGTTTGGAGATATAGATTCTATTTTGCTTGGAATATCGTTTCTGTCGTACTGATTTAAGTTAACAGTATCTACATCAACATTTAGGTAAATATCAAAAACACCATTTGCATTGTTGTTATCGTCCGTAGTAAGCGGAATAATCCTATCTACTGCAGAAGGATCAGATGCCCAAGGGTCAATATCAAGAGTAGTATCGCCTTCAAAATACAATTGAGTAACTAGTTCAGGGTTATTGAGGTATTGTATCTTGAAATGGATATGGCTAGGACGGTAGTAGCTACCGTTTAAATATTTTCCTGGCTGAATACTTTCAAAAGCATAATTTCCTACCTCGTCGGTATATATTTTTCCTCTATAGTCTACATCTTCATAAGCACCCTCATTATTGGCTTGCCAAACATCTATTAGA
Protein-coding regions in this window:
- a CDS encoding T9SS type A sorting domain-containing protein, whose translation is MKRRQALKSFISASLLPFIPFKNLLAKDECVTTDDILGPYFIEGAPNISVIAPEIPDVNRLFITGTVYAKDCVTPVPNALIDVWQANNEGAYEDVDYRGKIYTDEVGNYAFESIQPGKYLNGSYYRPSHIHFKIQYLNNPELVTQLYFEGDTTLDIDPWASDPSAVDRIIPLTTDDNNNANGVFDIYLNVDVDTVNLNQYDRNDIPSKIESISPNPVSEQFEIRFYNNKNALVTLDICDVMGRETKVLFEQNCTKKLHHITLNKPELRAGVYVLRLSVNDRKVDAKRLLLK
- a CDS encoding HDIG domain-containing protein; translation: MKKTYYRGFANLLFIGILVGDMRFNFPFDIRNNYYKIQKVALFLLATVLIVWMFPNRASFKYEFQKGKPWMHENLIAPYDFPVYKSNEQLSIEQLQVRNNLKPTFVVDESVYEIKAEEFISNFEQKWAIDKNLKKDTRFTFFNLNKKKQQKTKKEKLAFYGLNIIENLYSKGIVQLIDDIEYQEEDFEIIVMRSNVGEVKRLGKLYTIESASKKAYELPNLAENEKEFLAPLILQSLKQNVFYDEDATNKMLDSELNEISKGLGMVQRGEVIISQGELVTESNFQKLESYRLRYEGENWQDNSERLLSLGQSLLVLIAFLILYLFLKQFRPEVFMDNKKVTFILTLIIIMVLMASLSLIPNNNLIFLMPFCLLPIIIKAFFDTRLALFTHLIAIIIIGFIVPNSFEFIYLQLMAGIVSILSVLQMYKRAQLFVSAAKIIGVYFLTYFAMALTQEGSIDNIDWMNFVWFAGNGALTLFAYPLIFAFEKTFSLVSDVSLLELSDTNNPLLRTLAQNAPGTFQHSIQVANLAEEGILEIGGNALLVRAGALYHDIGKMKNPQFFIENQISGINPHDDMSFEESARIIIEHVKNGIEIAKEYNLPDELIDFIRTHHGTTMVGYFYKHHISSFPDELESEDKFRYPGPKPFSKETAVLMMSDSVEAAARSLKSPTLENIDKLVENVINHQIDQNQFVNADITLKSITKIKKLFKKKLQSIHHLRVEY